One window from the genome of Haladaptatus paucihalophilus DX253 encodes:
- the argC gene encoding N-acetyl-gamma-glutamyl-phosphate reductase — translation MATATDAETDTSAETLSATVIGASGFTGGELLRLLAGHPNFELAQATSREYANKTLGSVHPNLRGSDLRFSEPSDLESVDVLFAATPHGVSMEHIDSFREAADTVVDLSADFRLDTEAEYDEWYDGHSCPEYLDEAVYALPELTREELPGADLIAAGGCNATATLLGLSPLFDAGILFGSEQVVVDVKVGSSEGGASPSKASSHVERSGIVRPYAPTGHRHEAEIEGILGTSVSFSAHAVDMVRGASATCHVFPDSPVSKGDLWKAYREAYEDESFVRLVAGGGGVYRYPEPKAVAGTNYAEVGFELDPTNKRIVVFSAIDNLMKGSAGQAVHAANLALGFEETAGLEFEGLHPVGSP, via the coding sequence ATGGCTACCGCGACCGACGCGGAGACGGATACGAGCGCCGAGACGCTCTCGGCGACCGTCATCGGAGCCAGCGGGTTCACCGGCGGAGAGCTGCTCCGCCTGCTCGCCGGACATCCGAACTTCGAACTCGCACAGGCGACCAGCAGGGAATACGCGAACAAGACGCTCGGCTCCGTCCACCCGAATTTACGTGGGTCCGACCTTCGCTTCTCGGAGCCTTCGGACCTCGAATCGGTGGACGTGCTGTTCGCCGCGACGCCACACGGCGTCTCGATGGAACACATCGACTCGTTCCGCGAGGCCGCCGACACGGTGGTCGATTTGAGCGCGGACTTCCGCCTCGACACGGAAGCCGAGTACGACGAGTGGTACGACGGACACAGTTGTCCCGAATATCTGGACGAGGCGGTGTACGCCCTGCCGGAACTGACGCGCGAGGAACTTCCCGGTGCGGACCTCATCGCCGCGGGTGGCTGTAACGCCACCGCGACGCTGCTCGGCCTGTCGCCGCTGTTCGACGCGGGAATCCTCTTCGGGAGCGAGCAGGTCGTCGTGGACGTGAAGGTCGGATCCTCCGAGGGTGGTGCCTCGCCGAGCAAGGCGAGCAGCCACGTCGAGCGCTCGGGTATCGTTCGCCCCTACGCGCCGACGGGCCACCGCCACGAGGCCGAAATCGAGGGGATTCTCGGAACGAGCGTGTCGTTCAGTGCACACGCCGTGGACATGGTTCGCGGAGCCTCCGCGACCTGTCACGTGTTCCCCGACTCGCCCGTCTCGAAGGGAGACCTCTGGAAAGCGTATCGGGAGGCCTACGAGGACGAATCGTTCGTCCGCCTCGTCGCGGGGGGCGGCGGCGTCTATCGCTACCCGGAACCCAAGGCGGTCGCCGGGACGAACTACGCCGAGGTCGGGTTCGAACTCGACCCGACCAATAAACGCATCGTCGTCTTCAGCGCCATCGACAACCTGATGAAAGGGTCGGCGGGACAGGCGGTCCACGCCGCCAACCTTGCGCTGGGATTCGAGGAAACAGCCGGATTGGAATTCGAGGGACTACATCCCGTGGGAAGCCCATGA
- a CDS encoding CapA family protein: MTRLGFTGDVMLGRLINERQQRRSVSGVWGNVEGTLRALDGLFINLECCLSAGGTLWTDTYRPFHFRADPDWAIPALESVGVEWANLANNHVLDYGPDALADTVGHLDDAEIRHSGAGADLEAACSPAFVTVDGLEVAFVSFTDNTPEFAAKSDKAGTAYVNFDVTHPQAVRRVGRSLARARTEDPDLLVASLHWGPNMRTEPTVEFREFARWLAEEGVDIVHGHSAHVFQGVEVIDDTLVLYDTGDFVDDYATDSERHNDRGFLFEVTVSDGELSELRLRPTEIYDLAVHEAEHYAGTWSVQRMDALSSAFGTELQRDNDDLVLSLSS, translated from the coding sequence ATGACTCGACTCGGTTTTACGGGGGACGTGATGCTCGGGCGGTTGATAAACGAACGACAGCAACGGCGGAGCGTCTCGGGGGTTTGGGGCAACGTTGAAGGGACCCTCCGCGCGCTCGACGGTCTGTTCATCAATCTCGAATGCTGTCTCTCCGCGGGTGGTACGCTGTGGACGGACACGTATCGTCCGTTTCACTTCCGGGCCGACCCGGACTGGGCGATTCCGGCGCTCGAATCGGTGGGCGTCGAGTGGGCGAATCTGGCGAACAATCACGTGCTGGACTACGGCCCGGACGCGCTCGCGGACACGGTGGGTCACCTCGACGACGCCGAAATCCGCCATTCGGGTGCGGGGGCCGATTTGGAAGCGGCCTGTTCCCCCGCGTTCGTCACCGTGGACGGGTTGGAGGTCGCGTTCGTCTCGTTCACCGACAACACGCCGGAGTTCGCGGCGAAGTCGGACAAAGCCGGGACGGCGTACGTGAACTTCGACGTCACCCACCCGCAAGCGGTGCGACGCGTCGGGCGGTCCCTCGCCCGCGCTCGAACGGAGGACCCCGACCTGCTCGTGGCGTCGCTTCACTGGGGTCCGAACATGCGAACCGAACCCACCGTCGAGTTTCGGGAGTTCGCTCGCTGGTTGGCGGAGGAGGGCGTGGACATCGTGCACGGTCACAGCGCGCACGTCTTTCAGGGCGTCGAAGTCATCGACGATACGCTCGTGCTCTACGACACGGGGGATTTCGTGGACGATTACGCGACCGATTCGGAACGCCACAACGACCGGGGTTTTCTCTTCGAAGTGACCGTCTCGGACGGTGAACTCTCGGAGCTTCGACTCCGCCCGACGGAGATTTACGACCTCGCGGTCCACGAGGCGGAACACTACGCGGGAACGTGGAGCGTCCAGCGGATGGACGCGCTTTCGTCGGCGTTCGGTACCGAGCTCCAGCGCGATAACGACGACCTCGTGCTCTCGCTTTCGTCGTAG
- the argF gene encoding ornithine carbamoyltransferase: protein MTRHFLDVDDLSPEEVAEVLALASEYKESGSPHVLSGQTLAMLFEKPSTRTRISFETGMTDLGGHAIFLGPNDTQLNRGEPLSDTGRVLSGYVDAVMARVFDHDSLVEMAEHATIPIINGLSDVAHPCQALADLQTIREHFGGFEDLTVAWVGDGNNVVNSFAIAAATVGIDLTIATPEGYEPSTDAISTAAARGPKPTVTNDPDAAVADADVVYTDVWVSMGEEDERESKLAAFDGFQLNEELLPDSMPVMHCLPAHRGEEITGNVLESDRSLSWDQAENRLHAQKALLAFLAGKR from the coding sequence ATGACGCGTCACTTCCTCGACGTGGACGACCTGTCGCCGGAGGAGGTGGCGGAGGTGCTGGCGCTCGCGTCCGAATACAAGGAGAGCGGGTCGCCGCACGTACTTTCCGGCCAGACGCTCGCCATGCTGTTCGAGAAGCCGAGCACGCGCACCCGCATCTCGTTCGAGACGGGGATGACGGACCTCGGCGGGCACGCCATCTTCCTCGGGCCGAACGACACGCAACTCAACAGGGGCGAACCACTCTCCGACACGGGGCGGGTGCTCTCGGGCTACGTGGACGCCGTGATGGCCCGCGTGTTCGACCACGACAGTCTGGTCGAGATGGCCGAACACGCCACAATTCCGATAATCAACGGGCTTTCCGACGTGGCGCATCCGTGTCAGGCGCTCGCCGACCTCCAGACGATTCGGGAGCACTTCGGCGGGTTCGAGGACCTCACGGTCGCGTGGGTCGGCGACGGTAACAACGTCGTCAACTCCTTCGCCATCGCGGCCGCGACGGTCGGTATCGACCTGACCATCGCAACTCCCGAGGGGTACGAACCCTCGACCGATGCCATCTCGACGGCGGCCGCCCGCGGACCGAAGCCGACGGTGACGAACGACCCGGACGCGGCGGTCGCGGACGCAGATGTCGTCTACACCGACGTCTGGGTCAGCATGGGCGAGGAGGACGAACGCGAGTCGAAACTGGCCGCGTTCGACGGCTTCCAACTGAACGAGGAGTTGCTCCCCGATTCGATGCCGGTCATGCACTGTCTGCCCGCCCACCGCGGCGAGGAGATTACCGGTAACGTCCTCGAAAGCGACCGCTCGCTGTCGTGGGACCAAGCGGAGAACAGGCTTCACGCACAGAAGGCGCTCCTCGCGTTCCTCGCGGGAAAACGGTGA
- the thrC gene encoding threonine synthase, producing MNLTLSNPTAPEPDGADDGVWLACIDCEWTGAPFDEIRYRCPDCDGLLEVRYADHPTFDDFEGSGVWRYADALPVESGVSIEEGNTPLYEVPTIEEEVGVDALRVKHEGMNPTGSFKDRGMTLGVKVAEELGVSRLACASTGNTSAALACYGARAGTEVLVLLPAGKVAAGKVAQASLHGARILEVDGNFDDCLDIVSDLANRGEAYLLNSLNPFRLEGQKTIGLEMIEQFRDQTGELPDRIVLPVGNAGNTSALFKAFRELVAAGELTPEEVPVLTGVQAEGAAPMVEAVENDAEEVRRWDEVETIATAIRIGNPVNAPKALPAIRETGGTAVAVTDEEITDAQRALARDGVGVEPASAASVAGLRKLRESGEISPGENVVCLTTGHLLKDPDAAAAAGVEPEPVPADTDDVLDVLSQ from the coding sequence ATGAACCTGACGCTCTCGAATCCGACCGCACCCGAACCCGACGGTGCGGACGACGGCGTATGGCTCGCCTGTATCGACTGCGAGTGGACCGGCGCACCCTTCGACGAGATTCGCTACCGCTGTCCCGACTGTGACGGACTGCTCGAAGTCCGCTACGCCGACCACCCGACGTTCGACGACTTCGAGGGGAGCGGCGTCTGGCGCTACGCCGACGCCCTTCCCGTCGAGTCCGGCGTGAGCATCGAAGAGGGGAACACCCCGCTCTACGAGGTGCCGACCATCGAGGAGGAAGTCGGCGTCGACGCGCTCCGCGTCAAACACGAGGGGATGAACCCGACCGGGAGTTTCAAGGACCGCGGCATGACGCTGGGCGTCAAGGTCGCCGAAGAGTTGGGCGTCTCCCGCCTCGCCTGTGCGAGCACCGGGAACACCAGCGCGGCGCTCGCCTGCTACGGCGCACGGGCCGGAACCGAAGTGCTCGTGCTCCTCCCCGCCGGGAAAGTCGCCGCCGGAAAGGTCGCACAGGCCAGCCTCCACGGCGCGCGAATCCTCGAAGTGGACGGCAACTTCGACGACTGCCTCGACATCGTTTCCGACCTCGCAAATCGGGGCGAAGCCTATCTGCTCAACTCGCTCAACCCCTTCCGACTGGAGGGGCAGAAGACCATCGGCCTCGAAATGATAGAGCAGTTCCGCGACCAGACGGGCGAACTGCCCGACCGAATCGTCCTCCCCGTCGGCAACGCCGGAAACACCAGCGCGCTGTTCAAGGCGTTCCGCGAACTCGTCGCCGCCGGGGAACTCACGCCCGAGGAGGTGCCCGTCCTGACCGGCGTGCAGGCCGAAGGCGCGGCCCCGATGGTCGAAGCCGTCGAGAACGACGCCGAGGAAGTCCGTCGCTGGGACGAGGTGGAGACCATCGCAACCGCCATCCGCATCGGCAATCCCGTCAACGCCCCGAAGGCGCTCCCAGCGATTCGGGAGACGGGCGGCACTGCCGTCGCCGTCACCGACGAGGAAATCACCGACGCCCAGCGCGCGTTGGCGCGGGATGGCGTCGGCGTCGAACCCGCGAGCGCGGCGAGCGTCGCCGGATTGCGAAAACTCCGCGAGTCGGGTGAAATCTCGCCGGGCGAAAACGTCGTCTGCCTGACGACGGGCCACCTCCTGAAAGACCCCGACGCGGCGGCCGCGGCGGGCGTCGAGCCGGAACCGGTTCCGGCGGACACGGACGATGTGCTCGACGTGCTCAGTCAGTAG
- a CDS encoding MFS transporter, which translates to MTSVESNRGDERPGREERLVTGYSGRLLLVVSLGWMMIQAGRLVLSPMLPAVMEDLHITELQAGVAFTLLWGLYALGQYPSGRLSDRFSRKSLLVSGLSLLAVGFTVLAAAPTYAVFLLGAAVVGCGAGLYPTPARALVSDLFVSRRGQAFGLHGASGDTGGVIAAGLAVAVLAVAVWRAAFVPVVLVTVLVLVFLHRWSREAYTRPTIDADARRAVIADVRATARRFGNRRTVALLVAYSLYAFVWQSVAGFLPSFLQESKDFSPELAGSAFAALFIVGTLVKPVSGALGDRISRPVVAAGSLVLATVALAALVLASGTLAVAGSVALFAAGLMAYPPAMQAHLMDVFPDGSMGGDLGATRTVYIGFGSLGTTYVGYVAGQSGYETAFTGLLACLIVSASIVFALARWSRSG; encoded by the coding sequence GTGACGTCGGTCGAATCCAACCGCGGCGACGAACGACCCGGACGCGAGGAGCGGCTCGTGACGGGGTATTCCGGGCGACTGCTCCTCGTCGTCTCGCTCGGATGGATGATGATTCAGGCCGGACGGCTCGTCCTCTCGCCAATGCTCCCGGCCGTGATGGAGGACCTCCACATCACGGAGCTTCAGGCGGGCGTCGCGTTCACCCTGCTTTGGGGCTTGTACGCGCTCGGTCAGTATCCGAGCGGCAGGCTGTCCGACCGCTTCTCGCGCAAAAGCCTGCTCGTGTCCGGGCTTTCGCTCCTCGCGGTCGGATTCACGGTCCTCGCGGCCGCGCCGACCTACGCCGTCTTTCTGCTCGGCGCGGCCGTCGTCGGGTGCGGTGCCGGACTGTATCCGACACCGGCGCGGGCGCTCGTCTCCGACCTGTTCGTCTCCCGTCGAGGGCAAGCGTTCGGCCTTCACGGCGCGTCGGGGGACACGGGCGGAGTGATAGCGGCGGGGCTGGCGGTCGCCGTCCTCGCCGTCGCCGTCTGGCGGGCCGCGTTCGTTCCCGTCGTGCTGGTAACCGTGTTGGTACTCGTTTTCCTCCACCGCTGGAGTCGAGAGGCCTACACCCGACCGACCATCGACGCGGACGCGAGACGAGCGGTCATCGCGGACGTCAGAGCGACGGCGCGGCGCTTCGGCAACCGCCGAACCGTGGCGCTCCTCGTGGCCTATTCGCTCTACGCGTTCGTCTGGCAGTCCGTCGCCGGGTTCCTCCCGTCGTTCCTCCAGGAGTCGAAGGACTTTTCGCCCGAACTCGCGGGAAGCGCGTTCGCGGCGCTGTTCATCGTCGGAACGCTGGTGAAACCGGTTTCGGGCGCGCTCGGCGACCGGATATCGCGCCCGGTCGTCGCCGCCGGGTCGCTCGTGCTGGCGACGGTCGCCCTCGCCGCGCTCGTACTGGCGAGCGGGACGCTGGCCGTCGCCGGAAGCGTCGCCCTGTTCGCAGCGGGGTTGATGGCCTATCCGCCAGCCATGCAGGCGCACCTGATGGACGTGTTTCCCGACGGGAGCATGGGCGGCGACCTCGGCGCGACGCGAACGGTCTACATCGGTTTCGGCAGCCTCGGGACGACGTACGTCGGGTACGTCGCGGGGCAGTCGGGATACGAGACGGCGTTCACCGGACTGCTCGCGTGTCTCATCGTCAGCGCGAGCATCGTGTTCGCGCTGGCGCGGTGGTCGCGGTCGGGGTGA
- a CDS encoding histidine kinase N-terminal 7TM domain-containing protein: MQVTPSATLSVVSTLVILGVTAFIWRYRSRPGATPLVGFTTAAAVWTAGNALQIASTSLAGKLFWVNVQYFGIVAIPITWFVFACEYTGHDEWLTRRTFSILFLYAGGTLVLVWTNPVHHLVRTSSELVVTDGVVRLDRTFGPWFWTSVVYSNLVDGLGTLLLLRGLIRARRFFRGQATALIVGTMIPWTASALFYNGLLGIEPEVFFAATAIAFAYAIWHHRLFDLVPVGRSAVVDEMTDAVIVTDDSGRLVDTNPAANRLLDVSSDDIGRRFDDVCAAFPELVECFRARRVPETPIVSDVGGDLRYLDVHCSKVSDSGTKLSGTILIVRDVTEFERKKRAVERHNERLERVGHTIAHDLRNPLNVAEGYLGLERERSDGEYFDNVERAHDRMEEIIDDVLSMARHERSERFESLDLERLAERAWENVETDAATVSIETGPVVVRANEGQLSSVFENLFRNAVEHAGPTVAVEVGWKEDENEQRSGTIYVGDDGPGIPPTEQGRVFDHGYSTRTDGTGAGLSIVAGIAERHGWEVNATDNTRRGARFDISGVQTSSPGRELD, translated from the coding sequence ATGCAAGTCACACCGTCCGCGACCCTCTCGGTCGTTTCGACTCTCGTCATCCTCGGCGTTACCGCGTTCATATGGCGCTATCGCTCTCGTCCGGGTGCGACGCCGTTAGTCGGATTCACGACAGCCGCGGCCGTTTGGACGGCCGGAAACGCGCTGCAGATAGCGAGCACGTCGCTCGCTGGGAAACTGTTCTGGGTCAACGTTCAGTACTTCGGCATCGTCGCAATTCCGATAACGTGGTTCGTCTTCGCGTGTGAATACACGGGCCACGATGAGTGGCTGACGCGGCGGACGTTCTCGATACTCTTCTTGTATGCTGGCGGTACGCTGGTGCTCGTCTGGACCAATCCTGTCCACCACCTCGTTCGAACGTCGAGCGAACTCGTCGTCACCGACGGCGTGGTTCGGTTGGACCGAACGTTCGGCCCGTGGTTCTGGACGAGCGTCGTCTACTCGAATCTCGTGGACGGTCTCGGGACGCTGTTGCTCCTTCGAGGATTGATACGAGCGCGCCGGTTCTTCCGGGGACAGGCGACCGCGCTGATAGTCGGGACGATGATTCCGTGGACGGCTTCCGCGCTGTTCTACAACGGGCTGTTGGGAATCGAACCGGAGGTGTTTTTCGCCGCCACGGCCATCGCGTTCGCCTACGCTATCTGGCACCACCGGTTGTTCGATCTGGTTCCGGTCGGACGCTCCGCGGTCGTGGACGAGATGACCGATGCCGTCATCGTCACCGACGACAGCGGCCGCTTGGTGGATACGAATCCCGCGGCAAACCGACTGCTCGACGTTTCGTCCGACGATATCGGCCGACGGTTCGATGACGTCTGTGCGGCGTTCCCCGAACTCGTGGAGTGTTTCCGTGCACGGCGGGTTCCCGAAACGCCCATCGTCAGCGACGTCGGTGGCGACCTTCGGTACCTCGACGTCCACTGTTCGAAGGTGTCCGACTCGGGGACGAAGCTTTCGGGGACGATACTCATCGTTCGAGACGTGACCGAGTTCGAGCGGAAAAAGCGGGCCGTAGAGCGGCACAACGAGCGACTGGAGCGGGTCGGGCACACCATCGCCCACGACCTTCGCAATCCCCTCAACGTCGCCGAAGGGTACCTCGGACTCGAACGCGAGCGCTCCGACGGCGAGTACTTCGATAACGTCGAACGCGCCCACGACCGCATGGAGGAGATAATCGATGACGTCCTTTCGATGGCACGTCACGAGCGCTCGGAACGGTTCGAATCCCTCGATCTCGAACGACTCGCCGAGCGGGCGTGGGAGAACGTCGAGACGGACGCCGCCACGGTCTCCATCGAAACCGGTCCCGTCGTCGTTCGAGCGAACGAGGGACAGTTGTCGAGCGTGTTCGAGAACCTGTTTCGAAACGCGGTCGAACACGCTGGACCGACCGTGGCCGTCGAGGTCGGGTGGAAAGAGGACGAGAACGAACAGCGGAGTGGAACGATATACGTCGGTGACGACGGGCCGGGCATCCCGCCGACCGAACAGGGTCGCGTCTTCGACCACGGCTATTCGACCCGAACCGACGGGACGGGTGCGGGACTCTCCATCGTCGCCGGTATCGCCGAACGACACGGCTGGGAGGTGAACGCGACGGACAACACTCGTCGCGGAGCACGCTTCGACATCAGCGGCGTACAGACTTCATCGCCGGGTCGAGAACTCGATTGA
- a CDS encoding [LysW]-lysine hydrolase, which yields MIGTMMDSTSVSQADAHDLLVELVETPSVSGEEGDCAERLAAFLEANGRDVWIDDVGNVRAPGNGVLLTSHIDTVPGDVPVELDDGILHGRGSVDAKGPLAAMAVAAVETGASFVGVVGEETNSRGARHLVSDVDEPEFVVNGEPSGWDALTLGYRGYLTGTYSVTVDSVHTSRPEPNAIQYATEWLTSVESAFDTAASDADESSTATSVTVKPVEFDGGLTPDGFATEATVEIQFRIPSGTTAEEIRSVAEAELDAGKLSWNTPIPPTLSSPRTELGRAFRVAIREEGGDPSLLRKTGTSDANLYAEAWDCPVVTYGPGDSSLDHTPEEHIELAEFDRSISVLTAVCEKLEVDA from the coding sequence ATGATAGGAACGATGATGGATTCTACTTCTGTATCACAAGCCGACGCGCACGATTTGCTGGTCGAACTGGTCGAAACGCCCTCGGTTTCGGGCGAGGAAGGGGACTGTGCCGAACGACTCGCTGCCTTCCTCGAAGCGAACGGGCGCGACGTCTGGATAGACGACGTTGGCAACGTCCGCGCCCCCGGAAACGGGGTGCTCCTCACTTCGCACATCGACACCGTGCCCGGCGACGTCCCGGTCGAACTGGACGACGGAATCCTCCACGGTCGCGGAAGCGTGGACGCGAAGGGGCCGCTCGCCGCGATGGCGGTCGCGGCGGTCGAAACCGGCGCGAGCTTCGTCGGCGTCGTCGGCGAGGAGACGAACTCGCGCGGCGCGCGCCACCTCGTTTCCGACGTGGACGAACCCGAATTCGTCGTCAACGGCGAACCCAGCGGCTGGGACGCCCTGACGCTCGGCTACCGCGGCTACCTGACTGGTACCTACTCGGTCACGGTCGATTCCGTGCACACCTCCCGCCCGGAACCGAACGCGATTCAGTACGCGACGGAGTGGCTGACGAGCGTCGAATCGGCGTTCGACACGGCGGCGTCGGACGCCGACGAATCCTCGACGGCGACCTCGGTGACGGTAAAGCCCGTCGAGTTCGACGGCGGTCTGACCCCGGACGGCTTCGCCACGGAGGCGACGGTCGAAATCCAGTTCCGCATTCCGTCGGGTACGACGGCCGAAGAGATTCGGTCGGTCGCCGAAGCCGAACTCGATGCCGGTAAGCTATCGTGGAACACCCCGATTCCGCCGACGCTCTCCAGCCCGCGGACGGAGTTGGGTCGTGCGTTCCGCGTCGCCATCCGCGAGGAGGGCGGCGACCCCTCCCTGCTCCGGAAGACGGGAACGAGCGACGCGAACCTCTACGCCGAGGCCTGGGACTGTCCGGTCGTCACGTACGGACCGGGCGACTCCTCGCTCGACCACACGCCCGAAGAGCACATCGAACTGGCCGAGTTCGACAGGTCGATTTCTGTGTTGACTGCCGTCTGCGAGAAACTGGAGGTGGATGCATGA
- a CDS encoding acetylglutamate/acetylaminoadipate kinase, translated as MTDEYSREELLAAHDQLIDNDNDDGLRADGGVVEDDTAPVVVKIGGARAVNPDGALSDVAHLTANGQDVVVVHGGSTAVDDTLHELGEEPEYVESTSGVMGRFTDEKTMEVFEMVMPGKLNTELTANLQNEGVRSIGLSGVDGALLTGPRKSAVRVVENGKKKIRRGDHSGKIEDVNADLLETLLDGGYTPVVTVPMLADDGTPVNADADRAAAAIAGALGGELVVLTDVPGLLEDPDDETTLIEQVDTPEEMETAKSAAEGFMTKKVMAATEALEGGAESVVVADANNHDPITTARKGHGTRFTPASLGVSP; from the coding sequence ATGACTGACGAATACAGCCGCGAGGAACTGCTGGCCGCACACGACCAACTCATCGACAACGACAACGACGACGGGCTTCGAGCGGACGGCGGGGTCGTCGAGGACGACACCGCCCCCGTGGTCGTCAAAATCGGCGGCGCGCGGGCGGTGAATCCCGACGGCGCGCTGTCGGACGTGGCGCACCTCACCGCAAACGGACAGGACGTCGTGGTCGTCCACGGCGGTTCGACGGCGGTGGACGACACGCTCCACGAACTCGGCGAGGAACCCGAGTACGTCGAGTCCACCAGCGGTGTCATGGGCCGGTTCACCGACGAGAAGACGATGGAGGTCTTCGAGATGGTGATGCCGGGCAAACTCAACACCGAGTTGACGGCTAATCTGCAGAACGAAGGCGTCCGCTCCATCGGACTGTCCGGCGTGGACGGCGCGCTCCTGACCGGGCCGCGCAAGTCGGCCGTCAGGGTGGTCGAGAACGGCAAGAAGAAGATACGTCGCGGCGACCACTCCGGCAAAATCGAGGACGTGAACGCCGACCTCCTCGAAACGCTCCTCGACGGCGGATACACGCCGGTCGTGACGGTTCCCATGCTGGCCGACGACGGAACGCCGGTCAACGCGGACGCGGACCGCGCGGCGGCGGCCATCGCCGGCGCACTCGGCGGCGAACTCGTCGTTCTGACGGACGTGCCGGGTCTCCTCGAAGACCCCGACGACGAGACGACGCTCATCGAGCAAGTGGACACTCCCGAGGAGATGGAAACCGCGAAATCGGCCGCTGAAGGGTTCATGACGAAGAAGGTCATGGCCGCGACGGAGGCGCTCGAAGGCGGTGCGGAATCCGTCGTCGTCGCGGACGCGAACAACCACGACCCGATTACGACGGCCCGGAAGGGGCACGGAACTCGCTTTACGCCCGCCTCGCTGGGGGTGTCGCCATGA
- a CDS encoding aspartate aminotransferase family protein, which yields MSGFVYNEKPIRIASGEGPYLYAEDGTEYLDFGASYAVTPVGHCHPDVVSAVQEQAAELLFVHASYPTDARDDLYAKLAAVAPEGLENVWLNNSGTEANEAALKFARSATGKSKLVAAKRGFHGRTMGSLSVTWKKKFRAPFEPLVDDVEFVTYGDEEELADVIDDDTAAVILEPVQGEGGVNPATKTYLQAARELTEDAGTALIFDEVQTGLGRTGAFWACEHADVTPDVLTTAKGLASGLPIGATLCADWIAESAGSHGSTFSGSPVVSAAAEATLSVLVEENLPEHAAEMGEYLRSELEAADLPVREVRGHGLLVGIEVKRGANRVLKELALSHGVLALPAGRSVVRLLPPLTVDTEHVDTVVSALADVLGGNE from the coding sequence ATGAGCGGTTTCGTCTACAACGAGAAGCCGATTCGAATCGCGAGCGGCGAGGGACCGTACCTCTACGCGGAGGACGGAACCGAATACCTCGACTTCGGCGCGAGTTACGCGGTCACACCGGTCGGCCACTGCCACCCGGACGTGGTTTCCGCCGTCCAAGAACAGGCCGCGGAACTGCTGTTCGTCCACGCGTCGTATCCCACCGACGCCCGCGACGACCTCTACGCGAAACTGGCCGCCGTCGCACCCGAGGGCCTCGAAAACGTCTGGCTCAACAACTCGGGAACCGAAGCGAACGAGGCGGCGCTGAAGTTCGCCCGGAGCGCGACCGGGAAGTCGAAACTCGTCGCCGCGAAGCGCGGCTTCCACGGCCGGACCATGGGGTCGCTGTCGGTGACGTGGAAGAAGAAGTTCCGCGCGCCGTTCGAACCCCTCGTGGACGACGTGGAGTTCGTCACCTACGGCGACGAGGAGGAACTGGCCGACGTCATCGACGACGACACGGCGGCCGTCATCCTCGAACCCGTACAGGGCGAGGGCGGCGTCAATCCCGCCACGAAGACGTACCTTCAGGCCGCCCGCGAGTTGACCGAGGACGCTGGAACGGCCCTGATATTCGACGAGGTGCAGACAGGCCTCGGCCGGACGGGTGCCTTCTGGGCGTGCGAACACGCCGACGTCACCCCCGACGTGCTCACGACGGCGAAGGGGTTGGCGAGCGGCCTGCCCATCGGCGCGACGCTCTGTGCCGACTGGATAGCCGAGTCCGCGGGGTCGCACGGTTCGACCTTCAGCGGCAGTCCGGTCGTCAGCGCGGCGGCGGAGGCGACGCTCTCGGTACTCGTGGAGGAGAACTTGCCGGAGCACGCCGCCGAGATGGGCGAGTACCTCCGTTCCGAACTCGAAGCCGCCGACCTGCCCGTCCGCGAGGTTCGCGGCCACGGCCTGCTCGTGGGTATCGAGGTCAAACGCGGAGCGAACCGCGTGTTGAAGGAGCTGGCGCTGTCACACGGCGTTCTCGCGCTTCCGGCGGGACGGAGCGTCGTCCGCCTCCTCCCGCCGCTGACGGTGGACACGGAACACGTCGATACCGTCGTTTCCGCGCTGGCCGACGTGCTGGGAGGGAACGAATGA